One Triticum dicoccoides isolate Atlit2015 ecotype Zavitan chromosome 5B, WEW_v2.0, whole genome shotgun sequence genomic window carries:
- the LOC119306944 gene encoding phosphatidylinositol 4-phosphate 5-kinase 2-like isoform X2 — MRRVAPATVASAHGDGGVHQGLTHHGDAHASPTATHGCACPCRRGKATAHHAVAGNAGGNASRSPEAKAPALPRICIWDSAGDGTKEKEAAVSVSVAWPDEAATPRTNPPPQRWRRPGKTISKGHRNYHLMLNLQLGIRHAVGRSAARPMRELSRADFDPRDKFWTRFPPAGSRTTPPHSSDEFRWKDYCPMVFRHMRRKLFGVDPADYMLAICGDDALRELSSPGKSGSFFYLTHDERFMIKTVKKSEVKLLIRMLPSYHKHVERYKNSLITRFYGVHSVKPYGGHKVRFIVMGNLFCSEHRIHRRYDLKGSSYGRKSDRFEEETGDATTLKDLDLNFAFRMQRPLYKELHEQLRRDCAFLESEGIMDYSLLVGVHFCDDIVPASKMASSTFTTSPELSANIVSACQSSVSVSEPCLSAKDLDKMADHRKPLARLGAHMPARAELTSMSDIDPFLSGGGGFLSGRSKSGGEAYDVILYFGIIDILRDYDISKRLEHAYKSLQTDPSSISAVDPRLYSQRFRDFMGRVFIKEC; from the exons ATGAGGCGGGTGGCGCCGGCGACCGTCGCTTCTGCCCACGGAGACGGAGGTGTCCACCAAGGCCTCACCCACCACGGAGATGCCCACGCCTCGCCCACCGCGACGCACGGTTGCGCCTGCCCCTGCCGCCGCGGCAAGGCCACCGCCCACCACGCCGTCGCCGGCAATGCCGGGGGCAACGCCAGCCGCtcgccggaggccaaagcccccgcCTTGCCGCGGATCTGCATCTGGGACTCCGCCGGCGACGGCACCAAAGAGAAAGAGGCCGCCGTCTCCGTCTCCGTGGCGTGGCCGGACGAGGCCGCCACCCCGCGCACCAATCCGCCGCCGCAACGGTGGAGGCGGCCCGGGAAGACCATCTCCAAGGGGCACCGGAACTACCACCTCATGCTCAACCTGCAGCTCGGCATCAGGCACGCGGTGGGGAGGTCGGCGGCGAGGCCGATGCGGGAGCTCAGCCGGGCCGACTTCGATCCCCGGGACAAGTTCTGGACGCGGTTCCCGCCGGCGGGGTCCAGGACCACGCCGCCGCACTCCTCCGACGAGTTCCGGTGGAAGGACTACTGCCCCATGGTCTTCAG GCACATGAGGAGGAAGCTGTTCGGCGTCGACCCGGCGGATTACATGCTTGCCATCTGCGGGGACGACGCCCTGCGGGAGCTGTCGTCGCCTGGGAAGAGCGGCAGCTTCTTCTACCTCACGCACGACGAGCGCTTCATGATCAAGACCGTCAAGAAATCCGAAGTCAAG TTGTTGATTCGGATGTTGCCGAGCTACCACAAACACGTTGAACGGTACAAGAACTCCCTCATCACAAGGTTCTACGGCGTTCACTCGGTGAAGCCATATGGTGGGCACAAG GTACGGTTCATCGTAATGGGCAATCTGTTCTGCTCGGAGCACCGGATCCATCGTCGTTACGATCTGAAAGGCTCCTCCTATGGCCGGAAATCCGACAGGTTTGAAGAAGAGACCGGCGATGCAACCACGCTCAAGGACTTGGACCTCAACTTTGCGTTCCGGATGCAGCGCCCTCTGTATAAAGAGCTTCATGA GCAACTTAGGCGAGATTGCGCCTTCTTGGAATCGGAGGGCATCATGGATTACAGTCTATTGGTTGGAGTTCACTTTTGCGATGATATTGTCCCTGCATCAAAGATGGCATCATCTACCTTTACTACTTCTCCTG AGCTTTCAGCCAACATAGTGTCGGCATGCCAAAGCAGCGTCAGCGTGTCTGAGCCGTGCCTCTCAGCTAAAGATCTGGACAAGATGGCCGATCACCG GAAACCGTTGGCCAGACTGGGTGCACACATGCCAGCTCGAGCGGAGCTCACATCCATGAGCGACATCGACCCGTTCCTCTCTGGCGGCGGGGGATTCTTGTCGGGCCGGAGCAAGAGCGGGGGCGAAGCCTACGACGTCATCCTCTACTTTGGGATCATCGACATCCTCCGGGACTACGACATCAGCAAGAGGCTGGAGCACGCGTACAAGTCGCTGCAGACGGACCCCAGCTCGATCTCCGCGGTCGACCCGAGGCTCTACTCGCAGAGGTTCCGGGATTTCATGGGCAGGGTTTTCATCAAGGAGTGCTAG
- the LOC119306944 gene encoding phosphatidylinositol 4-phosphate 5-kinase 2-like isoform X1 codes for MRRVAPATVASAHGDGGVHQGLTHHGDAHASPTATHGCACPCRRGKATAHHAVAGNAGGNASRSPEAKAPALPRICIWDSAGDGTKEKEAAVSVSVAWPDEAATPRTNPPPQRWRRPGKTISKGHRNYHLMLNLQLGIRHAVGRSAARPMRELSRADFDPRDKFWTRFPPAGSRTTPPHSSDEFRWKDYCPMVFRHMRRKLFGVDPADYMLAICGDDALRELSSPGKSGSFFYLTHDERFMIKTVKKSEVKLLIRMLPSYHKHVERYKNSLITRFYGVHSVKPYGGHKVRFIVMGNLFCSEHRIHRRYDLKGSSYGRKSDRFEEETGDATTLKDLDLNFAFRMQRPLYKELHEQLRRDCAFLESEGIMDYSLLVGVHFCDDIVPASKMASSTFTTSPELSANIVSACQSSVSVSEPCLSAKDLDKMADHRNFRKPLARLGAHMPARAELTSMSDIDPFLSGGGGFLSGRSKSGGEAYDVILYFGIIDILRDYDISKRLEHAYKSLQTDPSSISAVDPRLYSQRFRDFMGRVFIKEC; via the exons ATGAGGCGGGTGGCGCCGGCGACCGTCGCTTCTGCCCACGGAGACGGAGGTGTCCACCAAGGCCTCACCCACCACGGAGATGCCCACGCCTCGCCCACCGCGACGCACGGTTGCGCCTGCCCCTGCCGCCGCGGCAAGGCCACCGCCCACCACGCCGTCGCCGGCAATGCCGGGGGCAACGCCAGCCGCtcgccggaggccaaagcccccgcCTTGCCGCGGATCTGCATCTGGGACTCCGCCGGCGACGGCACCAAAGAGAAAGAGGCCGCCGTCTCCGTCTCCGTGGCGTGGCCGGACGAGGCCGCCACCCCGCGCACCAATCCGCCGCCGCAACGGTGGAGGCGGCCCGGGAAGACCATCTCCAAGGGGCACCGGAACTACCACCTCATGCTCAACCTGCAGCTCGGCATCAGGCACGCGGTGGGGAGGTCGGCGGCGAGGCCGATGCGGGAGCTCAGCCGGGCCGACTTCGATCCCCGGGACAAGTTCTGGACGCGGTTCCCGCCGGCGGGGTCCAGGACCACGCCGCCGCACTCCTCCGACGAGTTCCGGTGGAAGGACTACTGCCCCATGGTCTTCAG GCACATGAGGAGGAAGCTGTTCGGCGTCGACCCGGCGGATTACATGCTTGCCATCTGCGGGGACGACGCCCTGCGGGAGCTGTCGTCGCCTGGGAAGAGCGGCAGCTTCTTCTACCTCACGCACGACGAGCGCTTCATGATCAAGACCGTCAAGAAATCCGAAGTCAAG TTGTTGATTCGGATGTTGCCGAGCTACCACAAACACGTTGAACGGTACAAGAACTCCCTCATCACAAGGTTCTACGGCGTTCACTCGGTGAAGCCATATGGTGGGCACAAG GTACGGTTCATCGTAATGGGCAATCTGTTCTGCTCGGAGCACCGGATCCATCGTCGTTACGATCTGAAAGGCTCCTCCTATGGCCGGAAATCCGACAGGTTTGAAGAAGAGACCGGCGATGCAACCACGCTCAAGGACTTGGACCTCAACTTTGCGTTCCGGATGCAGCGCCCTCTGTATAAAGAGCTTCATGA GCAACTTAGGCGAGATTGCGCCTTCTTGGAATCGGAGGGCATCATGGATTACAGTCTATTGGTTGGAGTTCACTTTTGCGATGATATTGTCCCTGCATCAAAGATGGCATCATCTACCTTTACTACTTCTCCTG AGCTTTCAGCCAACATAGTGTCGGCATGCCAAAGCAGCGTCAGCGTGTCTGAGCCGTGCCTCTCAGCTAAAGATCTGGACAAGATGGCCGATCACCG GAACTTCAGGAAACCGTTGGCCAGACTGGGTGCACACATGCCAGCTCGAGCGGAGCTCACATCCATGAGCGACATCGACCCGTTCCTCTCTGGCGGCGGGGGATTCTTGTCGGGCCGGAGCAAGAGCGGGGGCGAAGCCTACGACGTCATCCTCTACTTTGGGATCATCGACATCCTCCGGGACTACGACATCAGCAAGAGGCTGGAGCACGCGTACAAGTCGCTGCAGACGGACCCCAGCTCGATCTCCGCGGTCGACCCGAGGCTCTACTCGCAGAGGTTCCGGGATTTCATGGGCAGGGTTTTCATCAAGGAGTGCTAG
- the LOC119306945 gene encoding probable ethylene response sensor 1: MEGCDCIEPFWPTDELLIKYQYISDFFIALAYFSIPLELIYFVKKSSFFPYRWVLIQFGAFIVLCGATHLINLWTFTMHTKTVAIVMTVAKVSTAVVSCATALMLVHIIPDLLSVKTRELFLKKKADELDREMGLIRTQEETGRHVRMLTHEIRSTLDRHTILMTTLVELGRTLGLEECALWMPSRSGSSLQLTHTLRHPIPGGSSVQINLPVVNQVFSSNRAIIVPHTSPLARIRPVQGRYVPPEVAAVRVPLLHLSNFQINDWPELSAKSYAIMVLMLPSDSARKWHVHELELVEVVADQVAVALSHAAILEESMRARDLLMDQNVALDLARREAEMAIRARNDFLAVMNHEMRTPMNAIIALSSLLLETELTPEQRLMVETVLKSSNLLATLINDVLDLSKLEDGSFELDISAFNLHAVFKEVMSFVKPIAAIKKLSVSAMLSPDLPLSAIGDEKRLMQTILNVCGNAVKFTKEGHISLVASVVKSDALREFRSTDFHPVATDGHFYVKVQVKDTGCGISPQDVSHVFTKFAHTQSGGNQGYNGSGLGLAICKRFVSLMGGHIWLESDGAGKGCTATFVVKLGACDAYQQPAVPLVWPSHAGSDPSGPARREERGLSNLKPRYQRSI, from the exons ATGGAGGGCTGTGACTGCATCGAGCCGTTCTGGCCGACCGACGAGCTCCTCATCAAGTACCAGTACATCTCGGACTTCTTCATAGCGCTCGCCTACTTCTCCATCCCGCTCGAGCTCATCTACTTCGTCAAGAAGTCGTCATTCTTCCCCTACCGATGGGTCCTCATCCAGTTCGGCGCCTTCATCGTCCTCTGTGGGGCCACCCACCTCATAAACCTCTGGACCTTCACCATGCACACCAAGACCGTCGCCATCGTCATGACTGTGGCCAAGGTCTCCACGGCCGTCGTGTCCTGCGCGACCGCCCTCATGCTCGTTCACATCATACCCGATTTGTTGAGCGTCAAGACAAGAGAGCTGTTTCTCAAGAAGAAGGCCGACGAGCTTGACAGGGAAATGGGACTGATACGCACGCAGGAGGAGACGGGGAGGCATGTCAGAATGCTCACCCATGAGATCAGGAGCACGCTTGACAGGCACACCATCTTGATGACTACTCTGGTTGAGCTAGGGAGGACGTTGGGTCTGGAGGAATGTGCCTTGTGGATGCCATCACGGAGCGGTTCGAGCCTTCAGCTAACTCATACTCTGCGCCACCCGATCCCGGGTGGCTCGTCTGTGCAGATCAATCTTCCTGTTGTCAACCAAGTTTTCAGTAGCAACCGGGCGATCATCGTGCCGCATACGTCTCCGTTGGCAAGGATCCGCCCTGTTCAAGGCCGGTATGTCCCACCGGAGGTGGCTGCTGTGAGAGTCCCCCTGCTGCACCTTTCAAACTTCCAGATAAATGACTGGCCCGAGCTTTCGGCGAAAAGCTACGCGATTATGGTTTTGATGCTCCCGTCTGATAGTGCGAGGAAATGGCATGTTCATGAACTGGAGCTTGTCGAGGTCGTCGCCGATCAG GTAGCTGTTGCCCTCTCTCATGCGGCTATTCTTGAAGAATCCATGCGAGCACGTGATCTACTGATGGATCAAAATGTGGCCCTAGATCTAGCTCGGCGAGAGGCTGAAATGGCAATACGTGCTCGCAATGACTTCCTAGCTGTGATGAATCATGAAATGCGAACCCCGATGAACGCGATAATAGCCCTTTCCTCCTTACTACTAGAAACTGAACTTACCCCTGAGCAGCGCCTAATGGTGGAAACAGTGTTGAAAAGCAGCAACCTTTTAGCGACGCTCATCAATGACGTCTTGGATCTTTCGAAACTCGAGGATGGGAGTTTCGAACTGGATATAAGTGCATTCAATCTCCATGCTGTTTTCAAAGAG GTGATGAGTTTCGTCAAGCCGATTGCAGCCATAAAAAAACTCTCTGTGTCGGCCATGTTATCCCCTGACCTGCCCCTATCTGCCATCGGTGATGAGAAGCGACTCATGCAAACTATTCTGAACGTCTGCGGCAATGCCGTTAAGTTTACCAAGGAGGGCCACATCTCGCTCGTAGCGTCAGTTGTGAAGTCTGACGCTCTAAGAGAGTTCAGAAGCACCGATTTCCATCCGGTCGCGACTGATGGCCATTTCTATGTAAAAGTTCAG GTTAAAGATACAGGGTGCGGCATCAGCCCCCAGGATGTATCCCATGTGTTCACAAAGTTTGCTCACACGCAGAGCGGCGGGAACCAGGGGTACAACGGCAGCGGCCTCGGGCTCGCCATTTGCAAGAG GTTTGTGAGCCTGATGGGTGGGCACATATGGCTGGAGAGCGACGGCGCGGGGAAGGGCTGCACGGCGACGTTCGTGGTGAAGCTGGGGGCCTGCGACGCGTACCAGCAGCCGGCGGTCCCTCTGGTGTGGCCGAGCCATGCCGGCTCCGACCCGTCTGGCCCGGCTCGCAGAGAAGAGAGAGGGCTGTCTAACCTGAAACCTAGGTACCAGAGGAGTATATGA